In Fusobacterium perfoetens, one genomic interval encodes:
- a CDS encoding DMT family transporter — MDKKYVGTILVCFAASLWGFDSIVLTPRLFHLKVPFVVFMVHCLPFLVMSIFIGKREMKNISALPKKDIMFYFLVALFGGCIGTLSIVKSLFLVNFQHLTVVTLLQKAQPIFALILARIILKEKLGKNFLSWVIFALIGGYIMTFEFTLPRMVEVSSSNIWKAVLYALLAAFSFGSATVFGKRILSHSSFVTALYTRYFFTTVITLFIVLSESQLNLIFSVTPFEWLIFAVIGITSGSGAILLYYRGLRYIDASVATICELSFPISSVVFDYIFNGHLLTPVQFAGAAALIFAILKISKNQK; from the coding sequence ATGGATAAAAAATATGTAGGAACAATCCTTGTGTGTTTTGCAGCTTCTTTATGGGGATTTGATTCAATAGTTCTTACTCCTAGGCTGTTCCATTTAAAAGTTCCTTTTGTGGTGTTTATGGTACATTGCCTTCCTTTTTTAGTAATGAGTATTTTCATAGGAAAGAGGGAAATGAAAAATATATCAGCTCTTCCTAAAAAAGATATAATGTTTTATTTTCTTGTGGCACTTTTTGGAGGATGTATAGGAACTCTTTCAATAGTAAAATCTTTGTTCCTTGTAAACTTTCAGCATCTTACAGTGGTTACTCTTCTTCAAAAAGCACAACCTATATTTGCTCTTATTTTAGCAAGGATTATTTTAAAAGAAAAACTTGGAAAGAATTTTTTAAGCTGGGTTATATTTGCACTTATTGGAGGATATATAATGACTTTTGAATTTACTCTGCCAAGAATGGTAGAGGTAAGTTCAAGCAACATATGGAAAGCTGTTTTATATGCTCTTCTTGCAGCATTTTCATTTGGAAGTGCTACTGTTTTTGGAAAGAGAATATTAAGTCATTCAAGTTTTGTTACAGCACTTTATACAAGATATTTTTTCACAACTGTAATAACTTTATTTATTGTTCTTTCAGAAAGTCAGCTTAACCTTATATTTAGTGTGACACCTTTTGAATGGCTGATATTTGCAGTTATAGGAATAACAAGTGGAAGTGGGGCTATTCTTCTTTATTACAGAGGACTTAGATATATTGATGCAAGTGTTGCAACAATATGTGAACTTTCTTTTCCTATATCTTCAGTTGTTTTTGATTATATTTTTAATGGACATCTTCTTACACCAGTGCAGTTTGCAGGAGCTGCTGCTCTTATTTTTGCAATATTAAAGATAAGTAAAAATCAAAAATAA
- a CDS encoding UDP-N-acetylmuramoyl-L-alanyl-D-glutamate--2,6-diaminopimelate ligase, with protein sequence MEIKRILNGIDYEILQEINQDFSAKSMEYDSRKINKGDIFIALEGHTVDGHNFIEKAVENGAETIFVSKKDIPLIEGINFYYIKNLNEDMGKIASNFYGYPQNALKIIGVTGTNGKTTTTYILEALLGEDKTARLGTVEYKIGDEIIPAPNTTPMSLDIVKMCKKAADKNLKYLVMEISSHGLELGRVNMLKLDVAIFTNLTEDHMDFHKNMENYFNAKKKIFSLLKDTRNSVINIDDKYGQKYIEYTNGLSYGLEKGDITGKIEHISRHGQKVELKIFNNKYETELKLLGKFNLYNLLGAIGAVKCMGMKDEDILEKIKYIHGAPGRFEPVNIDADFTVIVDYAHTGDALENILKSVNELKTGKVISVFGCGGDRDREKRPVMGRIAEKYSDFTIVTSDNPRTEDPQEIIREIAAGLQKDNHVIQPDRAKAIEIAVQNAEKDDIIVIAGKGHETYQIIGREKRHFDDREAVREALANLILRGEK encoded by the coding sequence ATGGAAATAAAAAGAATTTTAAATGGAATAGATTATGAGATACTTCAGGAAATAAACCAAGATTTTTCTGCAAAAAGTATGGAATATGATTCAAGAAAAATAAATAAAGGCGATATTTTTATTGCTCTTGAAGGACATACTGTTGACGGACACAACTTTATAGAAAAAGCTGTTGAAAATGGAGCTGAAACAATTTTTGTATCTAAAAAGGATATTCCTCTTATTGAAGGAATAAATTTCTACTACATAAAAAATTTAAATGAAGATATGGGAAAAATTGCTTCAAACTTTTATGGTTATCCTCAAAATGCTCTTAAAATAATAGGAGTTACTGGAACTAATGGAAAAACAACTACAACTTATATACTTGAAGCTCTTCTTGGAGAAGACAAAACAGCAAGACTTGGAACTGTAGAATATAAAATAGGAGATGAAATAATTCCTGCTCCAAATACAACTCCTATGTCACTTGATATTGTAAAAATGTGTAAAAAAGCTGCTGATAAAAATTTAAAATATTTAGTAATGGAAATTAGTTCTCACGGACTTGAACTTGGAAGAGTAAATATGCTTAAACTTGATGTAGCTATATTCACAAATCTTACAGAAGATCATATGGACTTCCATAAAAATATGGAAAATTACTTTAATGCTAAGAAAAAAATATTCTCTCTTTTAAAAGATACAAGAAACTCTGTTATAAATATTGATGATAAATATGGACAAAAATATATAGAATATACAAACGGACTTTCTTATGGACTTGAAAAAGGAGATATAACAGGAAAAATTGAACATATTTCAAGACATGGTCAAAAAGTTGAACTTAAAATATTTAATAATAAATATGAAACTGAACTTAAACTTCTTGGAAAATTTAATCTTTATAACCTTCTTGGTGCAATCGGAGCAGTTAAGTGCATGGGTATGAAAGATGAAGATATCCTTGAAAAAATAAAGTATATACATGGAGCTCCAGGAAGATTTGAACCTGTAAATATTGATGCAGATTTCACTGTTATAGTTGACTATGCACATACAGGAGATGCCCTTGAAAATATTTTAAAAAGTGTAAATGAATTAAAAACAGGAAAAGTTATTTCTGTGTTTGGATGTGGAGGAGACAGAGACAGAGAAAAAAGACCTGTTATGGGAAGAATTGCTGAAAAATACAGTGACTTTACAATTGTAACTTCTGATAATCCAAGAACAGAAGATCCTCAAGAAATCATAAGAGAAATTGCTGCAGGTCTTCAGAAAGATAACCATGTAATTCAGCCTGACAGAGCAAAAGCAATTGAGATAGCAGTGCAAAATGCAGAAAAAGATGATATAATAGTTATAGCTGGAAAAGGTCATGAAACTTACCAAATTATTGGAAGAGAAAAAAGACATTTTGATGACAGGGAGGCTGTCAGAGAAGCTCTGGCTAATCTAATTTTAAGAGGAGAAAAATAA
- a CDS encoding DUF2147 domain-containing protein has product MLFYFNDKFENGKIYNPINGKTYNSYMKLQDDGKLLVKGSIDKKGLIGKKQI; this is encoded by the coding sequence ATGTTATTTTATTTTAATGACAAATTTGAAAATGGAAAAATCTATAATCCTATCAACGGAAAAACATACAACAGCTATATGAAACTTCAAGATGATGGAAAACTTCTTGTTAAAGGTTCTATTGATAAAAAGGGACTAATAGGAAAAAAACAGATTTAG
- the trpS gene encoding tryptophan--tRNA ligase, with protein sequence MKRSLSGIQPSGTLHLGNYFGAMKQFIENQDKVEGFYFVADYHSLTSLTDPELLRESTRNIILDYLALGLDPEKSTLFLQSDVPEHVELSWLLSNVTPVGLMERGHSYKDKIAKGFFPNTGLLTYPILMAADILIYDSDVVPVGKDQKQHLEFARDIAMKFNQQYKTDFFKLPEPMILESVAVVPGTDGQKMSKSYGNVINMFAPKNILKKQVMSIVTDSTPLEEPKNPDNNITALYKLFATKEQVKEMEDKFMAGNYGYGHAKKELLEMILEYFGEARARREELAKNPELVDEILRKGAEKARAIASKKISEAKKIVGLMGNIYK encoded by the coding sequence ATGAAAAGAAGTTTATCTGGAATTCAGCCAAGTGGAACTCTTCACCTAGGAAACTATTTTGGAGCTATGAAACAATTTATAGAAAATCAAGATAAGGTTGAAGGATTTTATTTTGTTGCTGATTACCATTCACTTACATCTCTTACAGATCCAGAACTTTTAAGAGAAAGTACAAGAAATATTATTCTTGATTACCTTGCATTAGGACTTGATCCTGAAAAATCTACACTTTTTCTTCAGTCAGATGTTCCTGAGCATGTAGAGCTTTCATGGCTTTTATCAAATGTTACCCCTGTAGGACTTATGGAAAGAGGGCATTCATACAAAGACAAAATAGCAAAAGGATTTTTTCCTAATACTGGACTTTTGACTTATCCTATTCTTATGGCAGCAGATATTTTAATTTATGATTCAGATGTTGTCCCAGTAGGAAAAGACCAAAAGCAACATCTTGAGTTTGCAAGAGATATTGCAATGAAATTTAATCAGCAATATAAAACAGACTTTTTTAAACTTCCAGAACCTATGATACTTGAAAGTGTGGCAGTAGTTCCTGGAACAGATGGGCAGAAAATGAGTAAATCATATGGAAATGTAATTAATATGTTTGCTCCAAAAAATATTTTAAAAAAACAGGTTATGAGTATTGTAACAGATTCAACTCCATTGGAAGAGCCTAAAAATCCTGATAATAACATAACAGCTCTTTATAAGCTTTTTGCAACAAAAGAACAAGTAAAAGAGATGGAAGATAAATTTATGGCAGGAAATTATGGATACGGTCATGCTAAAAAAGAACTTCTTGAAATGATTCTTGAATATTTTGGAGAAGCTCGTGCAAGAAGAGAAGAACTTGCAAAAAATCCTGAGCTTGTAGATGAAATATTGAGAAAAGGTGCAGAAAAAGCTCGTGCAATAGCAAGTAAAAAAATATCAGAAGCTAAAAAAATAGTAGGTCTAATGGGAAATATCTACAAATAA
- the putP gene encoding sodium/proline symporter PutP, translated as MAKIETLVTFGIYLLFLMGVGVYFYKRTKSSEDYIIGGRGLGSWVTALSAQASDMSGWLLMGLPGAVYLSGMSQIWTIIGLALGTYLNWKFVAAKLRVQTEETDTMTIPNFLSRKLGDEKGYIRTFSAVVILFFFTVYSASGLVAAGKLFESILGIDYRTAVLIGGFTIIFYTFMGGYLACCWTDFFQGALMFFAIIVVPTAAYFHGGKIDGIQSAMEVRNISLRIFNGGGTAEILTMISCIAWGLGYFGQPHILIRFMSVKSVKELTKARHIAMIWVVISLIGAVAVGITGISVFKSVNELGGDSEKIFIYLISKLFNPWIGGVLLAAILSAIMSTIDSQLLVSSSTLTEDFYRYIKKDASEKEKIWTGRAGIILISAIAYILALNPNAKVLSMVAYAWAGFGGVFGPAVLMTLYCKKLNWKSVFSGMIAGTIAIILWKYLGYGDYLYEIIPAFILNGAVIYITEKVFFGVNEKSLVRN; from the coding sequence ATGGCAAAAATTGAAACTTTAGTTACTTTTGGAATATATTTATTATTTTTAATGGGTGTAGGAGTTTATTTTTATAAAAGAACAAAAAGTTCTGAAGATTATATAATTGGTGGAAGAGGACTTGGTTCTTGGGTTACAGCTCTTTCTGCACAAGCCAGTGATATGAGTGGATGGCTTCTTATGGGACTTCCTGGTGCTGTTTATCTTTCAGGTATGAGTCAAATATGGACAATTATTGGACTAGCACTTGGAACATATTTAAACTGGAAATTTGTTGCTGCAAAATTAAGAGTTCAAACAGAGGAAACAGACACTATGACTATTCCAAATTTTTTAAGCAGAAAATTAGGAGATGAAAAAGGATATATAAGAACATTTTCTGCTGTTGTCATACTTTTCTTTTTTACAGTTTATTCTGCTTCAGGACTTGTTGCTGCTGGAAAACTTTTTGAAAGTATACTTGGAATAGATTATAGAACTGCTGTCCTTATTGGAGGATTCACTATTATATTTTATACTTTTATGGGAGGATATCTTGCTTGCTGTTGGACAGACTTCTTTCAAGGAGCACTTATGTTCTTTGCAATTATAGTTGTTCCTACTGCTGCATACTTCCATGGAGGTAAAATTGATGGAATACAGTCTGCTATGGAAGTAAGAAATATTTCTTTAAGAATTTTTAACGGAGGAGGAACAGCAGAAATTCTTACAATGATTTCATGTATTGCATGGGGGCTTGGATATTTTGGACAACCTCACATTCTTATAAGATTTATGAGTGTTAAATCTGTTAAAGAACTTACAAAAGCAAGACACATAGCTATGATATGGGTTGTTATTTCACTTATTGGTGCTGTGGCAGTAGGAATTACAGGAATTTCAGTTTTTAAATCTGTTAATGAACTTGGAGGAGATTCTGAAAAAATATTCATATATCTTATTTCAAAACTTTTCAATCCTTGGATAGGAGGAGTTCTTCTTGCTGCAATTCTTTCTGCAATAATGTCAACTATAGATTCTCAGCTTTTAGTTTCATCTTCAACACTTACTGAAGACTTCTATAGATATATTAAAAAAGATGCAAGTGAAAAAGAAAAAATCTGGACTGGAAGAGCTGGAATAATTCTTATTTCTGCTATAGCTTACATACTTGCATTAAATCCAAATGCTAAAGTTCTTTCAATGGTTGCTTATGCATGGGCTGGATTTGGAGGAGTTTTTGGTCCAGCTGTTCTTATGACTTTATATTGTAAAAAACTTAATTGGAAAAGTGTTTTCAGTGGAATGATTGCTGGAACTATTGCCATTATTTTATGGAAATATTTAGGATATGGGGATTATTTATATGAAATTATACCTGCTTTCATTCTTAATGGAGCTGTAATTTATATAACAGAAAAAGTTTTCTTTGGAGTTAATGAAAAAAGTCTTGTAAGAAATTAA
- the zupT gene encoding zinc transporter ZupT codes for METGNILTAFALTLAAGLAMGIGSIFSFAGKKSNNKFLSASLGFACGVMIYVAFIEIFPEARESLAEGFGETKGLWFAITSFFAGMIFMIFTEKFCLKEHEEKEEEHEDCCHCCNNKSLYRMGVMTALAIAIHNFPEGIAIFTSVLKDTALGFSVAAAIGIHNIAVGIAVSAPIYYATENRKKAFAFALFSGLSEPLGAVFGYILLRNYMDEIFFGILLAAVSGIMVYISLDELLPSAQKNGNHHTATYSMIFGMAVMAVSLILI; via the coding sequence ATGGAAACAGGAAATATCTTAACAGCATTTGCATTGACTTTGGCTGCAGGTCTTGCAATGGGAATAGGAAGTATTTTTTCCTTTGCAGGGAAAAAAAGTAATAATAAATTTCTTTCTGCCTCTCTTGGTTTTGCCTGCGGAGTTATGATATATGTAGCATTTATTGAAATTTTTCCTGAAGCAAGAGAAAGCCTTGCTGAAGGATTTGGAGAAACAAAAGGACTGTGGTTTGCTATTACTTCATTTTTTGCAGGAATGATTTTTATGATTTTTACAGAAAAATTCTGCCTGAAAGAACATGAAGAAAAAGAAGAAGAACATGAAGACTGTTGTCACTGCTGTAACAATAAATCATTATATAGAATGGGGGTTATGACTGCTCTTGCCATTGCTATTCATAATTTTCCTGAAGGTATTGCAATATTCACTTCTGTTTTAAAAGACACTGCCCTTGGCTTTTCTGTGGCAGCTGCAATAGGAATACATAATATTGCTGTCGGTATTGCTGTATCTGCACCTATATATTATGCTACAGAAAATAGAAAAAAAGCCTTTGCCTTTGCTTTGTTTTCAGGACTTTCTGAACCTTTAGGTGCTGTATTTGGATATATTCTTTTAAGAAATTATATGGATGAGATTTTCTTTGGAATACTTCTTGCAGCAGTATCTGGAATTATGGTTTACATTTCTCTTGATGAACTCCTTCCATCAGCACAAAAAAATGGAAATCATCATACTGCAACTTACAGTATGATATTTGGAATGGCTGTTATGGCTGTAAGCCTTATTCTTATTTAA
- a CDS encoding PTS sugar transporter subunit IIA: MLEKDIRSKVNIIDSIENWENAIRLAAKPLLLDNSITENYVRSMVNNVKKFGAYIVINDTIALAHSRPEDGVSRNCLSLLKINEGVVFDENLGDKVYLIFVLGAVSNRSHIDILLKLMEIIDNQDMIKRLIEATSISSLIEILEEVL, translated from the coding sequence ATGTTAGAAAAAGATATAAGAAGTAAAGTTAATATAATTGATAGTATTGAAAATTGGGAAAACGCTATAAGACTCGCTGCAAAACCTTTGCTTTTAGATAATTCTATAACAGAAAATTATGTAAGATCAATGGTAAACAATGTAAAAAAATTTGGAGCATACATTGTAATCAACGATACAATAGCTCTTGCACACTCAAGACCTGAAGACGGAGTTTCAAGAAACTGTCTTTCTCTTTTAAAAATTAATGAAGGTGTAGTGTTTGATGAAAATCTTGGAGATAAGGTTTATCTTATCTTTGTTCTTGGTGCTGTAAGTAATAGAAGTCATATAGATATACTTTTAAAACTTATGGAAATAATTGACAACCAAGATATGATAAAGAGACTTATTGAAGCAACAAGTATAAGTTCTCTGATTGAAATACTTGAAGAAGTTTTATAA
- a CDS encoding ROK family protein — protein MSYIAGVDIGGTNTKIGIVTEEGEILVKKSIKTLSLEGAEKTMTRIWETIKELLSTLNIDEKDLKGVGMGIPGPVMNKKVVGFFANFPWERNLNVSQMFEIISGKTTRLDNDVNVIALGEAKYGAGKGASSSVTIALGTGIGGGIYVDGNLISGFTGAGGEIGHMKLVKDGKLCGCGQKGCFEAYASATGIEREAVSRLLVNKTNLLYEKINGDISKLEAKDVFDAAKEGDAFSLEIVDYEAEYLAMGIGNILNIINPQKVILGGGVALAGDILLDRVKDKLPKYALAVTLNDFNIVLGTLGNDAGIKGAAALIL, from the coding sequence ATGAGTTATATTGCAGGTGTTGATATTGGAGGAACAAATACAAAAATAGGAATTGTTACTGAAGAGGGAGAAATTCTTGTAAAAAAAAGTATTAAAACTCTTTCTCTTGAAGGTGCTGAAAAAACAATGACAAGAATATGGGAAACTATAAAAGAACTTTTAAGCACTCTTAATATAGATGAAAAAGATTTAAAAGGAGTTGGAATGGGAATTCCAGGCCCTGTTATGAATAAAAAAGTCGTTGGATTTTTTGCAAACTTTCCATGGGAAAGAAATCTTAATGTTTCACAGATGTTTGAAATCATAAGTGGAAAAACTACAAGACTTGACAATGATGTTAATGTTATCGCTCTTGGAGAAGCAAAATATGGTGCTGGAAAAGGGGCAAGCTCAAGTGTAACTATTGCTCTTGGAACTGGAATCGGAGGAGGGATCTATGTAGATGGAAATCTTATCTCTGGATTTACTGGTGCAGGTGGAGAAATAGGACATATGAAACTTGTAAAAGATGGTAAACTTTGTGGATGTGGACAAAAAGGATGTTTTGAAGCTTATGCTTCTGCAACTGGAATAGAAAGAGAAGCTGTTTCCAGACTCCTTGTTAATAAAACAAATCTTCTTTATGAAAAAATAAATGGAGATATCAGTAAGCTTGAAGCAAAAGATGTATTTGATGCAGCCAAAGAAGGAGATGCTTTTTCTCTTGAAATAGTAGATTATGAAGCTGAATACCTTGCTATGGGTATAGGAAATATTTTAAATATTATAAATCCTCAAAAAGTTATTCTTGGAGGAGGAGTTGCTCTTGCAGGAGATATTCTTCTTGACAGAGTAAAAGATAAACTTCCTAAATATGCCCTTGCTGTAACTCTTAATGATTTTAATATTGTCCTTGGTACTCTTGGAAATGATGCAGGAATAAAAGGAGCTGCTGCCCTTATTTTATAG
- a CDS encoding nucleoside deaminase, with the protein MTNLDHFQYIRRCIEIADEAVAAGNHPFGALIVDKEGNIIVESGNIEVTEKECTGHAETTAMRKAVKLYSREFLWDCTLYSTAEPCCMCTGAIYWGNVGRIVYGISEKDLLALTGADEDNPTFDMPCREILAKGQKPIEVIGPIADEELAKEIARAHIGYWNK; encoded by the coding sequence ATGACAAATTTAGACCACTTTCAATACATCAGAAGATGTATTGAAATTGCTGATGAAGCTGTTGCAGCAGGGAATCACCCTTTTGGAGCTTTAATAGTTGACAAAGAGGGAAATATTATTGTTGAATCAGGAAATATTGAAGTTACTGAAAAAGAATGTACAGGTCATGCAGAAACAACTGCAATGAGAAAAGCTGTAAAACTTTATTCAAGAGAATTCTTATGGGATTGTACTTTATACTCTACAGCTGAACCATGTTGTATGTGCACAGGTGCTATCTATTGGGGAAATGTAGGAAGAATAGTCTATGGAATAAGTGAGAAAGATCTTCTTGCTCTTACAGGTGCAGATGAAGATAATCCTACATTTGATATGCCTTGCAGAGAGATACTTGCAAAAGGGCAAAAACCAATTGAAGTAATCGGACCTATAGCAGATGAAGAACTTGCAAAAGAAATAGCAAGAGCTCATATAGGATATTGGAATAAATAA
- a CDS encoding D-cysteine desulfhydrase family protein: MISKKLKLGNFPTKIERLEKLSTMLKENIYIKRDDQTGSEVSGNKIRKLEFSINEAINNDCDTLITCGGIQSNHARATAAAGIKLGLKSVLVLRSDETPEMEGNYLIDKIMGADIRIISSEDYRERRQEIMENILKELEEKGRKGYIIPEGASNGIGTFGYINCFKEILDQEKKLGITFDTIVTAVGSGGTFAGLYLGNKLTESNKKIVGINVCDSAEYFKDKVCSILEEVKTYIPDRKFEITKDDMHIIDGYVGDGYALSRPEELEFICDFAEAEGIILDPVYTGKTMRGLYTELKKGTFKDSKNILFIHTGGIFGLFSKRNQFGF, translated from the coding sequence ATGATATCAAAAAAATTAAAACTTGGAAATTTTCCAACAAAAATTGAAAGACTAGAAAAACTTTCTACTATGCTTAAAGAAAATATTTATATAAAAAGAGATGATCAAACAGGAAGTGAAGTTTCAGGAAACAAAATAAGAAAGCTTGAATTTTCAATAAATGAAGCTATAAATAATGACTGTGACACTCTTATTACATGTGGAGGAATCCAATCAAATCATGCAAGGGCTACTGCTGCTGCTGGAATAAAGCTTGGACTTAAATCTGTTCTTGTTTTAAGATCTGATGAAACACCTGAAATGGAAGGAAACTACCTTATTGATAAAATAATGGGAGCAGATATAAGAATTATTTCCAGTGAAGACTACAGAGAAAGAAGACAGGAAATAATGGAAAATATCCTTAAAGAACTTGAAGAAAAAGGCAGAAAAGGTTATATAATCCCTGAAGGAGCTTCAAATGGAATAGGAACTTTTGGATATATAAATTGTTTTAAAGAAATTCTTGATCAGGAAAAAAAACTTGGAATAACTTTTGATACAATAGTTACTGCAGTAGGATCAGGAGGAACTTTTGCTGGACTTTATCTTGGAAATAAACTTACAGAAAGTAATAAAAAAATTGTAGGAATAAATGTATGTGACAGTGCAGAATATTTTAAAGATAAAGTGTGCTCTATTCTTGAAGAAGTAAAAACTTATATTCCTGATAGAAAATTTGAAATTACAAAAGATGATATGCACATAATAGATGGATATGTAGGAGATGGATATGCTCTAAGCAGACCAGAAGAACTTGAATTTATTTGTGATTTTGCTGAAGCAGAGGGAATAATACTTGATCCTGTATATACTGGAAAAACTATGAGAGGACTTTATACTGAACTTAAAAAAGGAACTTTTAAAGACTCTAAAAATATTTTATTTATTCATACTGGAGGAATCTTCGGACTTTTCTCTAAAAGAAATCAATTTGGATTTTAA
- the kdsA gene encoding 3-deoxy-8-phosphooctulonate synthase: MIESLQMTKEVKVGNFTIGGNKRFALIAGPCAIESEEMSLAVAKKIKEICDKLGINYIFKSSFDKANRSSIHSFRGVGMEEGLRILKKVKDEVGVPVITDVHEPWQCEKVAEVVDMLQIPAFLCRQTDLIIAAGKTGLPVNVKKGQFLAPWDMKNVVTKMQEIGNEGVLLCERGNVFGYNNFIVDMRGLLEMRKFGVPVVFDATHSVQIPGGLSSCSGGERKYVFPLMKAALSIGVDAIFAEVHPNPDSAPCDGPNMLFLDDLEQVLTTAVKLDDIAKGL; the protein is encoded by the coding sequence ATGATAGAAAGCTTACAAATGACAAAAGAAGTAAAAGTCGGAAATTTTACAATTGGAGGAAATAAGAGATTTGCTCTTATAGCCGGACCATGTGCCATTGAAAGCGAAGAAATGTCTCTTGCAGTAGCAAAAAAAATTAAAGAAATTTGTGACAAATTAGGAATAAATTATATTTTTAAATCTTCTTTTGACAAAGCAAACAGATCTTCTATTCATTCTTTCAGAGGTGTTGGAATGGAAGAAGGGCTTAGAATATTAAAAAAAGTTAAAGATGAAGTTGGAGTTCCTGTTATAACTGATGTACATGAACCTTGGCAATGTGAAAAAGTTGCTGAAGTTGTAGATATGCTTCAAATTCCTGCTTTTCTTTGCAGACAGACAGATCTTATAATTGCAGCAGGAAAAACAGGACTTCCTGTAAATGTTAAAAAAGGACAGTTTCTTGCTCCTTGGGATATGAAAAATGTTGTGACTAAAATGCAGGAAATAGGTAATGAAGGAGTTCTTCTTTGTGAAAGAGGAAATGTTTTTGGATACAATAATTTTATTGTTGATATGAGAGGACTTTTAGAAATGAGAAAATTTGGAGTGCCTGTTGTTTTTGATGCAACTCACTCTGTACAAATCCCTGGAGGACTTTCAAGCTGCTCTGGAGGGGAAAGAAAATATGTTTTCCCTCTTATGAAAGCTGCTCTTTCAATAGGAGTTGACGCTATATTTGCTGAAGTTCATCCTAATCCTGACAGTGCTCCTTGTGATGGGCCAAATATGCTGTTCCTTGATGATTTAGAACAAGTTCTTACAACAGCTGTAAAACTTGATGATATTGCAAAAGGATTATAA